The following are from one region of the Microbacterium sp. cx-55 genome:
- a CDS encoding SseB family protein: MSARDRYIEALITADEIVREMPERAPDDPTGVESETKAALRVALADAVRRARDGDVTPGSATAASLSRRLVDGNGTRDPSATIYSALEAIDAAREEAVSGALQLLPPATLQSLAESGPTVPPSYLPLIVRFALLVPTTTDADRNTRLVSLQSTGGLRMIPAFASRGQLDRWSAQARADSTSVSLTQIETLLQLAQRAQVDGIVIDPGGRNVVIPIDKSPLLETHDARLPARVPLSFGGAANVSPELVAAARRAAQNTPGVSAVYAVSVVEGTATPRLVWVVKNDAADQTALRAFANHFVASVPSGSPIDILDADTPLGQAVQESVSPVYRDEQG, translated from the coding sequence TTGAGCGCGCGCGACCGGTACATCGAGGCGCTGATCACGGCAGATGAGATCGTGCGCGAGATGCCGGAACGTGCGCCGGACGATCCTACGGGTGTGGAATCAGAGACCAAGGCGGCGCTGCGCGTCGCACTGGCAGACGCCGTTCGGCGAGCACGTGATGGCGACGTAACGCCCGGTAGCGCAACTGCAGCGTCCCTCAGCCGCCGGCTGGTTGACGGCAATGGGACCCGTGACCCGTCCGCCACCATCTACTCCGCGTTGGAAGCGATTGACGCTGCGCGCGAAGAAGCCGTCAGCGGCGCTCTGCAGCTGCTGCCACCCGCAACACTCCAGTCACTGGCCGAGTCCGGGCCGACCGTTCCTCCGTCGTATCTCCCGCTCATCGTGCGCTTCGCCCTTCTCGTGCCGACAACGACCGACGCAGACAGAAACACGCGTCTCGTCTCTCTCCAGTCGACCGGCGGACTCCGAATGATTCCTGCATTCGCGTCCCGCGGGCAGTTGGACCGTTGGTCCGCGCAAGCCCGGGCGGACTCCACGTCGGTGTCGCTCACCCAGATCGAGACGCTTCTCCAACTGGCTCAGCGTGCTCAGGTCGACGGAATCGTCATCGACCCGGGTGGCCGGAATGTTGTCATCCCGATCGACAAGTCACCACTGCTGGAAACCCATGATGCTCGCCTACCGGCGCGTGTGCCTCTTTCCTTCGGCGGAGCCGCGAACGTGAGCCCCGAACTTGTGGCGGCCGCACGGCGCGCGGCACAGAATACGCCAGGCGTGTCTGCCGTTTACGCTGTGTCCGTGGTGGAGGGCACCGCGACCCCGCGACTCGTGTGGGTGGTGAAGAACGATGCGGCTGACCAGACGGCCCTGCGGGCATTCGCGAACCACTTCGTCGCATCCGTCCCGTCGGGCTCGCCAATTGACATCCTGGATGCGGACACTCCACTGGGGCAGGCCGTCCAAGAATCCGTCAGCCCCGTGTACCGCGATGAACAGGGCTGA
- a CDS encoding NAD-dependent epimerase/dehydratase family protein: protein MIVLVTGASGFLGQAVASALVDAGHEVRTLQRRPSGVPGVTDLLGSVTDAALVARGMDGAEGVVHLAAKVSLAGDPADFRRINVDGTRIVLDAAARAGVARFVQVSSPSVAHAGAALAGVGAEPADPAHARGEYARTKAEAELLALGRDGDDLHVVAIRPHLVWGPGDPQLVARIVDRARRGRLPLLNGGTALVDSTYVDNAASGITAALAHVDRVHGRAFVLTNGEPRPVGELMAGICRAAGVPPPRWSVSAGVARAAGSVVERVWAVRPGADEPPMTRFLAEQLSTAHWFDQREIRSALEWEPAVSIDEGLRRLAASSAR, encoded by the coding sequence GTGATCGTGCTCGTCACCGGGGCATCCGGATTCCTCGGTCAGGCCGTCGCGTCGGCGCTCGTCGACGCGGGCCACGAGGTGCGGACGCTGCAGCGCCGTCCCTCCGGCGTACCCGGCGTGACCGATCTGCTCGGTTCGGTGACGGATGCGGCGCTCGTCGCGCGCGGCATGGACGGCGCCGAGGGGGTCGTGCACCTCGCGGCGAAGGTCTCACTCGCGGGCGACCCTGCGGACTTCCGGCGGATCAACGTCGACGGCACGCGCATCGTGCTCGACGCGGCCGCGCGCGCCGGGGTGGCCCGGTTCGTGCAGGTGTCGTCGCCGTCGGTCGCGCACGCGGGCGCGGCCCTCGCGGGTGTCGGCGCCGAGCCTGCCGACCCGGCGCACGCGCGTGGCGAGTACGCCCGCACGAAGGCGGAGGCCGAGCTGCTGGCGCTCGGGCGAGATGGTGATGACCTGCATGTCGTCGCCATCCGCCCGCATCTCGTGTGGGGGCCGGGGGACCCGCAGCTCGTGGCACGCATCGTCGATCGCGCACGGCGCGGACGCCTCCCGCTCCTGAACGGCGGCACCGCCCTCGTCGATTCGACCTACGTCGACAACGCCGCATCCGGGATCACCGCCGCCCTCGCGCACGTCGATCGTGTGCATGGGCGTGCGTTCGTGCTGACGAACGGCGAGCCGCGCCCGGTCGGCGAGCTGATGGCCGGCATCTGCCGCGCCGCGGGCGTGCCTCCGCCCCGGTGGAGCGTGTCGGCCGGGGTGGCCCGTGCGGCCGGCTCGGTTGTGGAGCGCGTCTGGGCCGTGCGGCCCGGAGCCGACGAACCGCCGATGACCCGGTTCCTCGCGGAGCAGCTGTCGACGGCGCACTGGTTCGACCAGCGGGAGATCCGTTCCGCGTTGGAATGGGAGCCTGCGGTGTCGATCGACGAGGGGCTCAGGCGCCTCGCCGCGTCCTCCGCGCGCTGA
- a CDS encoding alpha/beta fold hydrolase has translation MVTSPVLPSDLPGVDPRFSRTVEVAEHAADGGRIRRWHLLDTGDELARLGAPVAGTIIAVHGNPTWSYLWRALVSASVAAAEAGRTAWRVIAVDQLDMGFSERTGTTRRLATRVRDLGALTDALGIEGPVVTLGHDWGGVVSLGWAVDRPGQLAGVMLLNTAVHHPEGVPIPAPLRLARARVMLAASTVRTTAFLDTTLALASPALAADVKAAFRSPYRGASRRGGVGGFVDDIPVDRRHASHAELERIAAGVAGLEVPALLLWGPRDPVFVERYLDDLITRLPHADVHRFEGAGHLLAEDRAYDDAVLGWLDDNRARIVGESDAPATRREARERGAVRTAAETEFTPLWAALDARRDDDGPAVIDMSPAVPMRVSWRVLDDRVRRIAAGLHDLGVRRGDRVSLLVPPGATLTAVIYACLRIGAVVVVADAGLGVKGLSRAVRGARPAFVIGERTGLAAARALGWPGIRISATRLPAPVRRALGVTASLADLVARGGDLPEAPGPEDLAAILFTSGSTGPAKGVVYTHRQLSALRDTLGRHFEVTPDTGLVTGFAPFALLGPALGTRSVTPDMDVSAPRTLTASAVAAAVRESRGKIVFLSPAAILNVVATADALTADDRAALAEVQTFLSTGAPIGAGLLASTRELMPNAVPHTPYGMTECLLVTDITLDGIRAAEAAPDRGVCVGSVIGENRVLISALDATGAATRAPADTPGVLGEIVISAPHLKTGYDRLWLTDRAAIRDVPDADGRRWHRTGDVGHLDADGRLWVEGRLPHVIVTADGPVAPVGAEQDVERLPSVRRAAVVGVGPQGLRKAVAVVETLPAARRPAIADDRLAAAVRASSELPIVAVLVVPSLPTDIRHNSKIDRARLSAWADRILAGERPTAP, from the coding sequence CTGGTGACCTCCCCGGTGCTGCCGTCCGACCTCCCGGGTGTCGATCCGCGTTTCTCGCGCACCGTCGAGGTGGCGGAGCACGCGGCGGATGGCGGCCGCATCCGGCGCTGGCATCTGCTCGACACGGGTGACGAGCTCGCGCGCCTCGGTGCGCCCGTCGCCGGCACGATCATCGCCGTGCACGGCAATCCGACGTGGTCGTACCTGTGGCGGGCGCTCGTGTCGGCGTCGGTGGCCGCGGCGGAGGCTGGCCGGACCGCGTGGCGCGTGATCGCGGTCGACCAGCTCGACATGGGGTTCTCCGAGCGCACGGGCACGACCCGGCGTCTCGCGACGCGCGTGCGCGACCTCGGGGCTCTCACCGATGCCCTCGGGATCGAGGGTCCGGTCGTGACGCTCGGGCACGACTGGGGCGGTGTCGTCTCGCTCGGCTGGGCGGTCGATCGCCCCGGCCAGCTCGCGGGCGTGATGCTGCTCAACACCGCCGTGCACCATCCGGAGGGCGTGCCGATCCCGGCGCCGCTGCGCCTCGCGCGGGCGCGCGTGATGCTCGCCGCCTCCACCGTGCGAACCACCGCGTTCCTCGACACGACCCTCGCGCTCGCCTCGCCCGCGCTCGCTGCCGACGTGAAGGCGGCGTTCCGCTCGCCGTATCGCGGGGCATCCCGCCGCGGCGGTGTCGGCGGATTCGTCGACGACATCCCGGTCGATCGCCGGCACGCGAGTCACGCCGAACTCGAGCGGATCGCCGCGGGCGTCGCGGGGCTCGAGGTTCCCGCGCTGCTGCTCTGGGGGCCGCGCGACCCCGTCTTCGTCGAGCGGTATCTCGACGACCTGATCACCCGCCTGCCGCACGCCGATGTGCACCGATTCGAGGGTGCGGGACACCTGCTCGCGGAGGACCGCGCGTACGACGACGCCGTGCTCGGCTGGCTCGACGACAACCGTGCGCGCATCGTGGGGGAGTCGGATGCGCCGGCTACTCGCCGCGAGGCGCGCGAGCGCGGTGCCGTCCGTACCGCTGCCGAGACCGAGTTCACGCCGCTCTGGGCAGCGCTCGACGCGCGCCGCGACGACGACGGTCCGGCCGTGATCGACATGAGCCCCGCGGTGCCGATGCGGGTCAGCTGGCGCGTGCTCGACGATCGGGTCCGCCGCATCGCGGCGGGGCTCCATGACCTCGGCGTGCGCCGCGGCGATCGGGTGTCGCTGCTCGTGCCGCCCGGGGCGACGCTGACCGCTGTCATCTACGCGTGCCTGCGCATCGGGGCCGTGGTCGTGGTGGCGGATGCGGGACTCGGCGTGAAGGGCCTCTCCCGTGCGGTGCGCGGCGCGCGGCCGGCGTTCGTCATCGGTGAGCGCACCGGCCTCGCCGCCGCGCGCGCGCTGGGCTGGCCCGGCATCCGCATCTCGGCGACCCGCCTTCCCGCGCCCGTTCGACGCGCGCTCGGGGTGACCGCCTCGCTGGCCGACCTCGTCGCCCGCGGTGGCGACCTACCCGAGGCGCCCGGCCCCGAGGACCTCGCGGCGATCCTCTTCACCTCCGGATCGACCGGTCCGGCGAAGGGCGTCGTCTACACGCACCGGCAGCTCTCCGCGCTGCGAGACACCCTCGGCCGGCACTTCGAGGTCACGCCCGACACCGGGCTCGTCACGGGCTTCGCGCCGTTCGCGCTGCTCGGCCCGGCGCTCGGAACGCGCTCGGTGACGCCCGACATGGACGTGTCCGCGCCGCGTACGCTGACCGCATCCGCCGTCGCCGCCGCGGTCCGGGAATCGCGCGGCAAGATCGTCTTCCTCTCGCCGGCCGCCATCCTCAACGTCGTCGCGACCGCCGATGCGCTGACCGCGGACGACCGCGCGGCGCTCGCGGAGGTGCAGACGTTCCTTTCGACCGGCGCTCCGATCGGGGCGGGACTGCTCGCGTCGACCCGTGAACTGATGCCGAACGCCGTGCCGCACACGCCGTACGGCATGACCGAGTGCCTGCTCGTCACCGACATCACGCTCGACGGGATCCGGGCGGCCGAGGCCGCGCCCGATCGCGGTGTGTGCGTCGGCTCGGTGATCGGCGAGAACCGGGTGCTGATCAGCGCATTGGACGCGACCGGTGCCGCGACCCGCGCTCCCGCTGACACCCCGGGAGTGCTGGGCGAGATCGTGATCTCGGCCCCGCACCTGAAGACCGGTTATGACCGGCTCTGGCTGACCGATCGCGCGGCGATCCGCGATGTTCCGGATGCGGACGGCCGCCGCTGGCACCGCACCGGCGACGTCGGGCACCTCGACGCGGACGGCCGGCTCTGGGTCGAGGGGCGGCTGCCGCACGTCATCGTGACCGCGGACGGTCCCGTCGCGCCGGTCGGCGCCGAGCAGGACGTGGAGCGCCTGCCTTCGGTGCGCCGTGCGGCGGTCGTGGGCGTCGGGCCCCAGGGGCTCCGGAAGGCGGTGGCGGTCGTCGAGACGCTCCCCGCCGCTCGGCGCCCGGCCATCGCCGACGACCGCCTCGCCGCCGCGGTGCGCGCGAGTTCCGAGCTGCCGATCGTGGCGGTGCTGGTCGTTCCGAGCCTGCCCACCGACATCCGGCACAACTCGAAGATCGACCGGGCGCGCCTATCGGCGTGGGCTGATCGCATCCTCGCCGGCGAACGGCCCACGGCGCCGTGA
- a CDS encoding 3-oxoacyl-ACP synthase III, which yields MAGNSTARFANVSLLSVASALPGRVTTSDDIEDRLSSALSRLRLRSGLLRRVAGVNERRNWAEGESSDDAAVAAGRQALAESGVDASEIGLVINTSVSRKHLEPSVAVRLHHGLGMPSSAINFDIANACLGFVNGMSVAASMIESGQIRYALIVNGEDADEIQINTIERLQREDVDRDQFMSEFASLTLGSGAAAAVLGRADEHPEGHRILGGVTRAATQFHELCVGSVDGMFTDAKALLKGGLDLVVSAWKEASTEWNWSTVDRYITHQVSSVHTNAIVKAVKLSKDKVPTTFPRLGNVGPASIPITLAEEQSTLNKGDRVLLMGVGSGLNTAMMEIAW from the coding sequence GTGGCTGGAAATTCGACTGCCCGCTTCGCAAACGTTTCGCTGCTTTCCGTGGCGAGCGCTCTTCCCGGGCGGGTGACGACCTCGGACGATATCGAGGACCGCCTCTCGTCCGCGCTCTCGCGGCTGCGGCTGCGCAGTGGACTGCTGCGACGCGTCGCCGGCGTCAATGAGCGCCGGAACTGGGCGGAGGGTGAATCCTCGGATGACGCGGCCGTCGCGGCCGGGCGCCAGGCGCTCGCCGAGAGCGGGGTGGATGCGTCCGAGATCGGCCTCGTCATCAACACCTCCGTGAGCCGCAAGCACCTCGAGCCGTCGGTCGCCGTGCGACTGCACCACGGCCTTGGGATGCCGAGTTCGGCGATCAACTTCGACATCGCCAACGCCTGCCTCGGCTTCGTCAACGGCATGAGCGTGGCGGCGAGCATGATCGAGTCGGGGCAGATCCGCTACGCGTTGATCGTCAACGGCGAGGATGCCGACGAGATCCAGATCAACACGATCGAGCGGCTGCAGCGCGAAGACGTCGACCGCGACCAGTTCATGAGCGAGTTCGCGTCGCTCACGCTCGGTTCGGGCGCCGCCGCGGCCGTGCTCGGCCGTGCCGATGAGCACCCGGAGGGCCACCGCATCCTCGGCGGTGTGACGCGCGCGGCTACGCAGTTCCACGAGCTCTGCGTCGGCAGTGTCGACGGCATGTTCACGGATGCGAAGGCCCTGCTGAAGGGCGGGCTCGACCTGGTCGTCTCGGCCTGGAAAGAGGCCTCCACCGAGTGGAACTGGTCGACGGTCGACCGGTACATCACCCACCAGGTCTCGTCGGTGCACACCAATGCGATCGTGAAGGCCGTCAAACTCTCGAAAGACAAGGTGCCGACGACCTTCCCGCGGCTCGGGAACGTCGGTCCCGCCTCGATTCCGATCACTCTGGCCGAGGAGCAGTCGACGCTGAACAAGGGCGATCGGGTGCTGCTAATGGGCGTCGGATCGGGCCTCAACACCGCCATGATGGAGATCGCCTGGTGA
- the cofD gene encoding 2-phospho-L-lactate transferase translates to MTAFSVPHVVVLAGGVGGSKFTLGVREALRRTGAPDATVIVNTGDDLWLSGVRLQPDIDSVLYALGGQNDTVRGWGRAGDTERVNEELQAWGAGWPWFTLGDLDLGTHLARTGWLRDGATVTEVVERLARRWPLGVRMLPMTDTEVDTHVLLEDGGRLHFQEWWTRHRATLAPAAFENPGIENAVPAPGIVEAIAGADIVLVAPSNPVVSIGPILAVPGIRDALRTTRARVVGVSPIIGGRVVRGMADVCLTAIGVETSAAAVAAHYGARAEDGILDAWLLAEEDADAAASVDAVGIRPLVAPLWMTDVDASAAIADAALRA, encoded by the coding sequence GTGACTGCGTTCTCTGTTCCCCATGTCGTTGTGCTCGCAGGCGGGGTCGGCGGGTCGAAGTTCACGTTGGGGGTGCGCGAAGCGCTCCGGCGCACGGGCGCACCCGACGCGACCGTGATCGTGAACACCGGCGACGATCTCTGGTTGAGCGGTGTGCGGCTGCAGCCCGACATCGACTCGGTGCTCTACGCCCTCGGCGGGCAGAACGACACCGTGCGCGGGTGGGGACGCGCCGGCGACACCGAACGCGTCAACGAGGAGCTGCAGGCGTGGGGCGCGGGGTGGCCGTGGTTCACGCTGGGTGACCTGGATCTCGGCACGCACCTCGCCCGCACGGGCTGGCTGCGAGACGGCGCGACCGTGACCGAGGTCGTCGAACGCCTTGCGCGACGGTGGCCGCTCGGGGTCCGGATGCTGCCGATGACCGACACCGAGGTCGACACGCACGTCCTGCTCGAAGACGGCGGCCGCCTGCACTTCCAGGAGTGGTGGACGCGCCATCGTGCCACCCTGGCCCCCGCGGCGTTCGAGAACCCGGGCATCGAGAACGCCGTGCCCGCCCCCGGCATCGTCGAGGCGATCGCCGGGGCCGACATCGTGCTGGTCGCCCCCTCGAATCCCGTCGTGTCGATCGGTCCGATCCTCGCGGTCCCCGGCATCCGCGACGCACTCCGGACGACGCGCGCACGCGTGGTGGGAGTCTCCCCGATCATCGGCGGCCGGGTCGTGCGGGGCATGGCCGACGTCTGCCTCACCGCGATCGGCGTGGAGACGAGCGCCGCCGCCGTCGCGGCGCACTACGGAGCGCGCGCGGAGGACGGGATCCTCGACGCGTGGCTGCTCGCGGAAGAGGACGCGGATGCGGCCGCATCCGTCGACGCCGTCGGCATCCGCCCGCTCGTCGCTCCATTGTGGATGACCGACGTCGACGCTTCTGCCGCGATCGCGGACGCCGCGCTCCGGGCCTGA
- the hemL gene encoding glutamate-1-semialdehyde 2,1-aminomutase, translating into MSDRNDELFDRAQRVIPGGVNSPVRAYGSVGGAPRFLASAQGPYVTDAAGTRYVDLVASWGPALLGHAHSEVVAAVQEAASRGLSFGAPTEGEVELAALIAERVRVGDAAPIDRVRLVSTGTEATMTAIRLARGYTGRDLLVKFAGHYHGHSDGLLAAAGSGVATLALPGSAGVPAAIAAQTLVIDYNDLDQVREVFAAHGDRIAAVIVEAAAANMGVVPPEPGFNAALADIAHQHGALLIIDEVLTGFRVHPAGFWGLQQEAGEHYAPDIFTFGKVVGGGMPLAALGGRADVMDALAPVGPVYQAGTLSGNPLSVAAGLATLRLATPEVYAKVDAAASAIATALSGSLEIAGVTHAVPRAGSLFGVAFLPEAPRSYAAAQTQETWRYPAFFHAMLDAGVSLPPSVYEAWFLTAAHDDDALAAVLAALPAAARAAASAGR; encoded by the coding sequence ATGAGCGACCGTAACGACGAGCTGTTCGACCGGGCCCAGCGGGTCATCCCCGGCGGCGTGAACTCGCCCGTCCGCGCCTACGGGTCGGTCGGCGGGGCACCGCGCTTCCTCGCGTCCGCGCAGGGACCCTACGTGACGGATGCGGCCGGCACCCGCTACGTCGACCTGGTCGCGTCGTGGGGTCCTGCGTTGCTCGGGCACGCGCATTCGGAGGTCGTCGCCGCCGTGCAGGAGGCCGCATCCCGCGGACTCTCGTTCGGCGCGCCGACCGAGGGGGAGGTCGAGCTCGCGGCCCTGATCGCGGAGCGCGTGCGCGTCGGCGACGCCGCCCCGATCGATCGCGTGCGCCTCGTCTCCACCGGCACCGAGGCGACCATGACGGCGATCCGACTCGCCCGCGGCTACACCGGTCGTGACCTGCTGGTGAAGTTCGCGGGGCACTACCACGGACACTCGGACGGGCTGCTCGCGGCCGCCGGCTCGGGCGTCGCGACGCTCGCGCTGCCCGGTTCCGCCGGTGTTCCCGCCGCGATCGCCGCGCAGACGCTCGTCATCGACTACAACGACCTCGACCAGGTGCGCGAGGTGTTCGCGGCGCACGGCGATCGGATCGCCGCGGTCATCGTCGAGGCGGCCGCCGCGAACATGGGCGTCGTTCCGCCCGAGCCCGGCTTCAACGCGGCCCTCGCCGACATCGCCCACCAGCACGGAGCGCTCCTCATCATCGACGAGGTGCTCACCGGTTTCCGCGTGCACCCGGCCGGGTTCTGGGGTCTGCAGCAGGAGGCCGGCGAGCACTACGCGCCCGACATCTTCACGTTCGGCAAGGTCGTGGGCGGCGGTATGCCGCTCGCTGCCCTCGGCGGTCGCGCCGATGTGATGGACGCCCTCGCGCCGGTCGGCCCGGTCTACCAGGCGGGCACCCTGTCGGGGAACCCGCTCTCGGTCGCCGCGGGGCTCGCGACGCTCCGACTCGCGACACCGGAGGTGTACGCGAAGGTCGATGCCGCCGCATCCGCCATCGCGACGGCACTGTCGGGGTCGCTCGAGATCGCCGGGGTCACGCACGCCGTCCCGCGCGCGGGCTCGCTTTTCGGTGTGGCCTTCCTGCCCGAGGCTCCGCGTTCGTACGCGGCCGCGCAGACGCAGGAGACCTGGCGGTATCCGGCGTTCTTCCACGCGATGCTGGATGCGGGTGTCTCGCTGCCGCCGAGCGTCTACGAGGCTTGGTTCCTCACTGCCGCACACGACGACGATGCCCTCGCCGCGGTGCTGGCCGCGCTGCCCGCGGCCGCGCGCGCCGCTGCATCCGCTGGCCGCTGA
- the hemB gene encoding porphobilinogen synthase translates to MTFPTHRPRRLRQSPAVRRLVRETHLVPSQLVLPAFVREGLTEPVPIGSMPGIVQHSLDSLRRAAADAAASGIGGIMLFGVPEVRDAIGSQADDPDGILNVATRAVVEEVGDALVVQTDLCLDEFTDHGHCGVLRADGAVDNDETLLRYAAMAIAQADAGSPLLGLSGMMDGQVAHVRAALDDAGHADTILLAYAAKYAGAFYGPFREAVDSQLKGDRRAYQLDPANAREGVREAVTDVEEGADIVMVKPAMPYLDVLADVRAAVGVPVWAYQVSGEYAMIEAAAAHGWIDRRGAISESLLGIRRAGADAILTYWAVEAAGWLRETR, encoded by the coding sequence GTGACCTTTCCGACCCACCGCCCCCGGCGTCTCCGGCAGTCGCCGGCGGTCCGCCGACTCGTGCGCGAGACGCACCTCGTGCCCTCCCAGCTCGTGCTCCCGGCCTTCGTGCGCGAGGGGCTGACCGAGCCCGTGCCGATCGGCTCGATGCCGGGCATCGTGCAGCACTCCCTCGACTCGCTGCGCCGGGCGGCGGCGGATGCGGCCGCATCCGGAATCGGCGGCATCATGCTGTTCGGCGTTCCAGAGGTGCGCGATGCGATCGGATCGCAGGCCGATGACCCCGACGGCATCCTAAACGTGGCCACCCGCGCGGTCGTCGAGGAGGTCGGCGATGCGCTCGTCGTGCAGACCGACCTGTGCCTGGACGAATTCACCGACCACGGTCACTGCGGCGTGCTGCGCGCAGACGGCGCGGTAGACAACGACGAAACCCTGCTGCGCTACGCGGCGATGGCGATCGCCCAGGCCGACGCCGGCTCGCCGCTGCTGGGGCTGTCGGGCATGATGGACGGCCAAGTCGCCCACGTGCGCGCGGCGCTCGACGACGCCGGCCACGCTGACACGATCCTGCTCGCGTACGCCGCCAAGTACGCCGGTGCCTTCTACGGTCCGTTCCGCGAGGCGGTTGATTCGCAGCTGAAGGGCGATCGCCGGGCGTACCAGCTCGACCCCGCGAATGCCCGCGAGGGCGTGCGAGAGGCCGTGACGGATGTCGAGGAGGGTGCCGACATCGTCATGGTGAAGCCCGCCATGCCCTACCTCGACGTTCTCGCCGACGTGCGCGCCGCCGTCGGTGTGCCGGTCTGGGCGTACCAGGTGTCGGGCGAGTACGCGATGATCGAGGCCGCCGCGGCCCACGGGTGGATCGATCGCCGCGGAGCGATCAGTGAATCGCTGCTCGGCATTCGTCGTGCCGGCGCCGACGCGATCTTGACCTACTGGGCCGTCGAGGCCGCCGGTTGGCTGCGCGAGACGCGGTGA
- a CDS encoding uroporphyrinogen-III synthase — translation MKATAMHDTVKRHDADKPLAGWRVLVPRGGPWGDGVAAALRAKGAVPVVAPLINFAPTNDEASLEAALADLAAGKFDWVTMTSATTVDVLFAYRAVIPATTKVAAVGETTAAALQAAGYRVDLVPDRDNSAAGMAEQMIALEPEARDILTLRSEIAKPVLTRSLIDAGHRVRSVVAYRTVGVPVTDRIAEDVASGRINVILVTSGSVAEQVYLQFPQIPSETVIAAIGPRTAKDARQTGLGVDVIADRQTVEALIEAVSQFALPHAADEFPP, via the coding sequence ATGAAAGCCACAGCCATGCACGACACAGTGAAACGGCACGACGCCGACAAGCCCCTCGCGGGCTGGCGCGTCCTCGTGCCCCGCGGCGGACCCTGGGGGGACGGCGTTGCGGCCGCCCTTCGCGCCAAAGGCGCGGTTCCGGTCGTCGCGCCCCTGATCAATTTCGCGCCGACGAACGATGAGGCATCCCTCGAGGCGGCACTCGCCGACCTCGCGGCGGGCAAGTTCGACTGGGTGACGATGACCAGCGCGACCACCGTCGACGTGCTGTTCGCGTACCGCGCGGTGATTCCGGCCACCACGAAGGTCGCAGCGGTCGGTGAAACCACCGCCGCCGCTCTCCAGGCAGCCGGCTATCGGGTCGACCTCGTGCCCGACCGCGACAACTCCGCTGCGGGCATGGCCGAGCAGATGATCGCCCTCGAACCCGAGGCCCGCGACATCCTCACGCTTCGCAGCGAGATCGCGAAGCCCGTGCTGACCCGCAGCCTCATCGACGCCGGACACCGGGTGCGGAGCGTCGTCGCGTACCGCACCGTCGGTGTTCCGGTCACCGACCGCATCGCCGAAGACGTCGCCTCCGGTCGCATCAACGTCATCCTCGTCACGAGTGGTTCGGTCGCCGAGCAGGTCTACCTGCAGTTCCCGCAGATTCCGTCCGAAACGGTCATCGCCGCGATCGGTCCGCGCACCGCGAAGGACGCGCGCCAGACCGGACTCGGCGTCGACGTCATCGCCGATCGTCAGACCGTCGAGGCCCTGATCGAAGCCGTGTCGCAGTTCGCCCTGCCGCACGCCGCCGACGAATTCCCGCCGTGA
- the hemC gene encoding hydroxymethylbilane synthase, translating into MSGAIRLGTRRSALATAQSQQIADALAASAGRPVELVPITSEGDVSRASLSVLGGRGVFATRLREALLAGECDLLVHSLKDLPTAAAPGLVIAATPVREDARDVVLTRDGTALDALATGAVVGTGSPRRMAQIAMRNPRIRTQDIRGNIDSRMARVRTGELDAVILAAAGLARLGHVAEGLVGEPLGLAEWPTAPGQGALAVETRDDAPDELREAIARLDDLRTRVAITTERAVLAGLDAGCSAPVGVHAQWHGDGLRVRALVYAPDGSARVGLDRTVIMADRYAGESGSGNGAHTADDADPVTRAWRTGDDIARELLARGAAEVAP; encoded by the coding sequence GTGAGCGGAGCCATCCGGCTCGGCACGAGACGCAGCGCCCTCGCGACCGCGCAGTCGCAGCAGATCGCGGATGCGCTCGCCGCATCCGCCGGCCGGCCGGTCGAGCTCGTGCCGATCACGTCCGAGGGGGATGTCTCCCGCGCCTCACTGTCGGTGCTCGGCGGCCGCGGGGTGTTCGCGACCCGTCTGCGCGAGGCTCTGCTCGCGGGCGAGTGCGATCTGCTCGTGCACTCGCTGAAGGACCTGCCCACCGCCGCGGCGCCCGGCCTGGTGATCGCGGCGACGCCCGTGCGCGAAGATGCGCGCGATGTCGTTCTCACTCGGGATGGCACGGCGCTCGACGCGCTCGCTACCGGCGCCGTCGTCGGCACCGGATCCCCCCGGCGCATGGCGCAGATCGCAATGCGCAACCCGCGGATCAGGACGCAGGACATCCGCGGCAACATCGATTCCCGGATGGCGCGGGTGCGCACCGGTGAACTGGATGCGGTCATCCTCGCGGCCGCGGGCCTCGCCCGTCTCGGTCATGTCGCGGAGGGACTGGTCGGCGAACCGCTCGGGCTGGCCGAGTGGCCGACCGCTCCCGGTCAGGGCGCACTCGCCGTCGAAACGCGCGACGACGCCCCGGACGAACTCCGGGAGGCGATCGCCCGACTCGATGATCTGCGGACCCGTGTCGCCATCACGACGGAGCGCGCGGTGCTCGCCGGACTCGACGCAGGATGCTCCGCCCCGGTCGGCGTGCACGCGCAGTGGCACGGCGACGGATTGCGGGTGCGCGCCCTCGTCTACGCCCCTGACGGAAGCGCCAGGGTGGGCCTGGACCGAACCGTGATCATGGCGGACCGGTATGCTGGGGAATCGGGCAGTGGCAATGGGGCACACACTGCCGACGACGCGGATCCCGTCACGCGTGCCTGGCGCACCGGAGACGACATCGCTCGTGAGCTGCTCGCCCGGGGGGCAGCCGAGGTTGCACCATGA